A genomic segment from Nicotiana tabacum cultivar K326 chromosome 7, ASM71507v2, whole genome shotgun sequence encodes:
- the LOC107819632 gene encoding uncharacterized protein LOC107819632 — protein MVTILTNAGIESEQKEALKIPIILLVFTAENLATLLTIAGSRTTADGSGDLNLLEHHKKNRKEKWYLDSACSRHMIGQKQLFKMVTKLDRRTVTFGDKSKENVIGIGRVPLSSTCDVDEVYLVDKLGYNLLSTSQLCDNDYEVRLKKHGWFIEDESGKVVLSRNRDRNVYTITNLDSFGNQICLASIIDDPWENKSGPLLKSKILFPLQSLPNYCIWIFGPTRTASIGGRKYAFIIVDDFSRFTWVVFLSHKDKGLRNFEVFCKKVRREKGYYIFSIRSDHGGEFESIAFENFCNDQGISHNFSSPRSPQQNGVMERKNRTLQDMVDEALGDKSWITAMKEELDQFEKQKETSRFVNESSLNHVYKLFKALYGLKQAPRARYERISSFIVQHRFDRGFLKHQGEFKMMGKLTFFLGLQIKKVQEEIFISQTKYPKELIKKFGMSNAKAIGTPMSPSTALDEDKNSKSVDEIMYRGMIASLLYLTTSRPDIMFTVCKCARYPLAPKEYHLTAIKRIIRYLTGIVGYGLWYSGHQGSSSAYFIAMSESSYCPPAIQGSSSGYSGQKT, from the exons ATGGTCACAATACTAACCAATGCAGGAATTGAATCAGAGCAGAAAGAGGCTCTGAAAATCCCAATAATCCTTCTTGTTTTTACTGCGGAAAACTTGGCCACACTTCTAACCATTGCAGGTTCAAGAACAACAGCAGATGGGTCTGGCGACCTAAATCTTCTA gaacaccacaaGAAGAATCGAAAAGAAAAATGGTATCTTGACAGTGCATGTTCCAGACATATGATTGGTCAGAAACAATTATTCAAAATGGTCACCAAACTAGATAGAAGAACAGTTACATTTGGAgataaatcaaaagaaaatgtAATTGGTATTGGAAGGGTTCCTCTCAGCTCAACATGTGATGTAGACGAAGTGTATCTGGTTGATAAACTTGGTTACAATCTTCTTAGTACCAGTCAACTATGTGACAATGACTACGAGGTTCGTTTAAAAAAACATGGTTGGTTCATTGAAGATGAATCAGGTAAAGTTGTTCTCTCTAGAAATAGGGACAGAAATGTCTATACTATCACTAACTTAGATAGTTTTGGTAATCAAATCTGTCTAGCTTCTATAATTGATGACCCTTGG GAAAACAAATCAGGTCCTCTTTTAAAGTCAAAAATATTGTTTCCACTACAAAGCCTCCCTAACTACTGCATATGGATCTTTGGGcctactagaactgctagcaTAGGTGGTAGAAAGTATGCTTTCATTATAGTAGATGATTTTTCTCGATTCACCTGGGTTGTTTTTCTAAGTCACAAGGATAAGGGATTAAGaaactttgaagtcttttgcaAAAAAGTACGGCGGGAAAAAGGTTACTACATTTTCTCCATAAgaagtgatcatggaggagaatttgaaagcatAGCATTTGAGAACTTTTGCAATGATCAAGGGATCTCTCACAATTTCTCATCTCCAAGatctccacaacaaaatggagtgatGGAACGTAAAAACAGAACCCTGCAAGATATG GTGGATGAAGCACTTGGGGACAAAAGCTGGATAACTGCAATGAAGGAAGAACTTGATCAATTTGAGAAACAAAAG GAAACCTCCAGATTTGTAAATGAATCCTCTCTGAATCATGTCTACAAATTGTTCAAAGCACTGTACGGCCTAAAGCAAGCCCCTAGAGCTAGGTATGAAAGGATAAGTTCATTTATAGTTCAACATAGGTTCGACAGAG GATTTCTCAAACATCAAGGAGAATTTAAAATGATGGGAAAACTAACTTTCTTCCTTGGACTTCAAATCAAGAAAGTACAGGAAGAGATCTTTATTAGTCAAACAAAGTACCCGAAAGAACTCATCAAAAAGTTTGGTATGTCTAATGCAAAGGCCATAGGAACACCAATGAGTCCGTCAACTGCTTTGGATGAAGACAAAAACAGTAAGAGTGTTGATGAAATAATGTATCGAGGTATGATTGCCTCATTACTCTATCTTACAACTAGTCGACCAGATATTATGTTTACCGTTTGCAAATGCGCTAGATACCCGTTAGCTCCTAAAGAATATCACCTGACTGCTATTAAACGTATTATCAGATATTTGACAGGGATAGTCGGCTATGGTTTATG